A DNA window from Drosophila pseudoobscura strain MV-25-SWS-2005 chromosome 2, UCI_Dpse_MV25, whole genome shotgun sequence contains the following coding sequences:
- the LOC117185663 gene encoding uncharacterized protein, with the protein MTKGMARRGSNRRHSDGGRAARRGALAAAAAANNINTNTANSSSSSRALGAGANTNTNAPANTERRRHSHPPCEYPATAMADISTATATPPSSPVKTAAPILAMPLHSRLHSGEQFCFRQCQEEVAQRWEAAASAASAAPIPTKIPTANPATPPNPKNPPNQKGKADRTPLSLPLFPPLTLSNIQNRSGVTGEGEDGGEPANRRAGAERQIGQRAATHTHTNGSNLLRVELGSSSSSGSIRAIAQPAHIQRQTATNTQPQTEPQSQPIPATPKRRRALIDSGSDDEDVAETKQARRRGRHHHHHQQWLPIKRPIKKRQTMEELEAIVQEQLRQHELRQQQQRQHKQKTNTANTNTVAAPASLPQSAQPAHAPAPASASATTNTNNDNINTNNDANAITNTNTNTVTATNTSTIATTNTNTTTATPNTHTLAIANDIRHGEFGHQPVEDRGLRILIRGLPHSTPSVWFRDCMQAEGYTVRYSRAITDRFDRSRQFNLFEAEIAPKPDRGQFDVLKLRRLGGRPVTVERLGVSRDPAQCHRCQVFGHTRAYCRRAAVCMKCAGGHLTAECSKPRAANPKCANCQGAHISSYKGCPSFKAARQRLLAHRVAREEERRRQQPQPSQQQHQPIQRRQQQPHLQPFPNRQQQRQHQPDRQHRQQHRYGDQHPQPSTRGRQYQRVQPMQPIPDRAPTPRQHQQQQRPAAQCDGSCAHNLKRYAGKIRELEEKLAAITTQLTNLLQARDESTGGVPLLRTTAAAAASTQPSPRPAPNTHHDAAAISDSESDMDCAAIDDEDDDEWTDHDPFDEVDGLGGAY; encoded by the exons atgacgaaAGGAATGGCCAGACGAGGGTCGAACAGACgccacagcgacggcggcagagCGGCCCGCAGAGGCGccctagcagcagcagcagcagccaacaacatcaacacaaACACCgccaatagcagcagcagcagcagagccctcGGCGCAggcgccaacaccaacaccaacgccCCAGCCAATACAGAGCGCCGAcgccacagccacccaccGTGTGAGTAcccagccactgccatggccgatatatccacggccacagccactcccccctcgagcCCCGTAAAAACAGCAGCGCCAATACTGGCCATGCCCCTCCACTCCCGGCTGCATAGCGGCGAGCAATTCTGCTTCCGCCAGTGCCAGGAGGAGGTGGCACAAAGATGGGAGGCGGCAGCGTCGGCCGCCTCAGCAGCgccaataccaacaaaa atacccaCCGCAAATCCCGCAACCCCgccaaatccaaaaaacccGCCAAATCAAAAGGGAAAGGCCGATAGGACGCCGCTCTCGCTGCCGCTTTTCCCGCCTCTCACGCTCTCGAACATCCAAAACCGTTCGGGAGtaacgggagagggagaagacgGAGGAGAGCCGGCAAACCGACGCGCAGGAGCAGAGCGCCAAATCGGCCAACGGGCAgctacacatacacacacgaacgGATCGAACCTGTTGCGAGTCGAACTTGGTTCGAGCTCGAGCAGCGGGTCGATCCGAGCCATAGCCCAGCCAGCACATATACAacgacaaacagcaacaaatacacaacCACAAACAGAGCCACAATCACAGCCAATCCCAGCAACACCAAAACGACGCCGCGCCCTCATCGATAGTGGGAGtgacgatgaggatgtggcTGAGACGAAGCAGGCCAGACGACGGGGCCGccatcaccaccatcaccagcagTGGCTGCCAATCAAAAGGCCTATTAAGAAGAGGCAAAcgatggaggagctggaggccattgtccaggagcagctgaggcagcacgagctgcggcagcaacaacagaggcagcacaaacagaaaacgaatacagccaacaccaacacagttGCCGCTCCTGCCTCTCTGCCGCAATCTGCACAGCCAgcacatgcccctgcccctgcctctgcctctgccactacTAATACTAATAATGACAATatcaatacaaataatgaCGCCAACgcaattacaaatacaaacaccaacaccgtCACCGCCACTAACACCAGCACCATCGCCacaaccaacaccaacacaacTACTGCCACTCCCAATACACACACCCTTGCCATTGCCAATGACATCCGGCACGGCGAGTTCGGGCATCAGCCTGTGGAAGACAGAGGGCTGAGGATCCTCATCCGAGGTCTTCCTCATTCCACGCCCTCTGTCTGGTTCCGGGACTGCATGCAGGCCGAGGGGTACACGGTCCGGTATAGTCGGGCGATCACCGatcgatttgatcgcagccgCCAATTCAACCTCTTTGAGGCTGAGATTGCCCCCAAACCGGACCGTGGCCAATTCGATGTGTTGAAGCTGCGACGCCTGGGTGGGAGGCCCGTCACGGTTGAGAGACTTGGAGTCTCCCGTGACCCTGCCCAGTGCCATCGATGTCAGGTGTTTGGCCACACCCGCGCATATTGTAGACGAGCTGCTGTCTGCATGAAATGCGCGGGTGGGCACCTGACGGCGGAGTGCAGCAAGCCAAGGGCTGCAAATCCCAAATGCGCCAACTGCCAGGGCGCTCACATCAGCTCATACAAGGGATGCCCATCCTttaaggcagccaggcagcggcTCCTGGCCCACAGGGTCgccagggaggaggagcgtcgcagacagcagccacagccaagccaacagcaacaccagccaATACAacgtcgccagcagcagccacatctacAGCCATTCCCaaatcggcagcagcaacgccaacaccaaccggatcggcagcatcggcagcagcatcggtaTGGCGACCAACATCCCCAGCCATCGACCAGGGGGCGCCAATACCAAAGGGTCCAGCCGATGCAGCCGATCCCAGATCGTGCTCCGACGCCAcgccaacaccagcaacagcagcggccagcAGCTCAGTGCGATGGGAGCTGTGCCCATAATCTGAAAAGATATGCGGGAAAAATTAGAGAGCTGGAGGAAAAGCTGGCAGCAATTACAACACAATTGACAAACCTGCTGCAGGCAAGGGACGAGAGCACGGGAGGAGTGCCGCTACTtcggacaacagcagcagcagcagcatccacacagCCATCACCAAGACCAGCACCAAATACGCATCATGACGCCGCAGCCATATCGGACTCTGAATCCGATATGGACTGCGCAGCAATTGATGACGAGGATGACGACGAATGGACCGACCACGATCCATTCGACGAGGTGGATGGCCTGGGCGGTGCCTACTGA